A genomic window from Flavobacterium phycosphaerae includes:
- a CDS encoding GIY-YIG nuclease family protein, whose amino-acid sequence MRTYFVYIVKCNDNSYYTGITNHLERRIGEHQTGKNKDCYTFDKRPLELVWFETFNDVLNAIAIEKQIKGWSRRKKEALIQQDWDRLVQYSKNYTQYGKGSSTGSD is encoded by the coding sequence ATGAGAACCTATTTTGTTTACATAGTAAAATGCAATGATAATAGCTACTACACTGGCATTACTAACCATTTAGAAAGAAGAATAGGGGAGCACCAAACAGGTAAAAATAAAGACTGTTACACTTTTGACAAAAGACCTTTAGAGTTGGTTTGGTTCGAAACGTTCAATGATGTGCTTAATGCTATTGCTATAGAAAAACAAATAAAAGGCTGGTCAAGAAGAAAAAAAGAGGCTTTGATACAGCAGGATTGGGATAGATTGGTGCAATATTCAAAAAATTATACTCAGTATGGTAAGGGGTCTTCGACAGGCTCAGACTGA
- a CDS encoding YgaP family membrane protein, whose amino-acid sequence MINSIVRAVAGTFILISLVLAHYVNPNWLWFTAFVGANLFQSSITRWCLMEDILKKLGLKD is encoded by the coding sequence ATGATCAACAGTATCGTCAGAGCCGTAGCCGGCACATTTATCCTAATCAGCCTGGTATTGGCGCATTACGTCAATCCCAATTGGCTTTGGTTTACCGCCTTTGTAGGAGCCAATCTGTTCCAATCCTCAATAACCCGTTGGTGCTTGATGGAAGATATTTTAAAAAAATTGGGCCTTAAAGACTAG